The following are from one region of the bacterium genome:
- a CDS encoding M28 family peptidase: MRTALTAALSCLLLAAPARTNNGHPAEREFVRLVSADSARRYVQELVACGPRQGGTSSNQRAAQYLQQRFHAWGLATKIISDPEKLAHEAQHWQLAYVFPEAGNFLRPWPYGFSPATAAREAEVTMATGSAAMRGKAVLTDKLVSRRQYEAYVTAGAVALLSDAPGRDGDYTEWAMIGELPSRRDNPIPVFAISRSDGNRLRALLSQGLTPRVSFALQTRIYHSRPQTVIATIAGAVPEKRFVYCAHGDSDSGGPGADDNASGVAAVMETARALQQLITVQKLPPPRHTIEFIIWGSEYFSTNAYLARRSNELERILGVINFDQTGTGTRQQAIYFEGNDIPWNESLLRTLDRIGGEFCGRPGFWQAYTTNPAQGGTDAYAFLPPQFRGTLKSPQRIPATTIFTAAWDESSQLEQTPGWDSSCWPAQTPLEIDHSRYYHSSGDIPEWTTDREPWRMAWAAQAGGLALLRLLW; the protein is encoded by the coding sequence TTGCGAACCGCTCTGACAGCCGCCCTGTCTTGCCTCCTGCTGGCAGCCCCCGCCCGCACGAACAACGGCCATCCGGCGGAGCGGGAATTTGTGCGCCTGGTCTCCGCTGACAGTGCACGGCGGTATGTACAAGAGCTGGTGGCGTGCGGGCCGCGCCAGGGCGGCACTTCCTCCAACCAGCGCGCTGCCCAATATCTGCAGCAGAGATTTCACGCTTGGGGGCTGGCCACTAAAATCATCTCGGATCCTGAGAAGTTGGCGCACGAAGCGCAACACTGGCAGCTCGCGTACGTCTTTCCCGAAGCAGGGAATTTTCTCAGGCCCTGGCCTTACGGCTTTTCTCCGGCCACCGCTGCGCGGGAGGCAGAGGTTACGATGGCAACCGGCTCCGCGGCGATGCGCGGCAAAGCGGTGCTGACCGACAAGCTGGTTTCGCGGAGGCAGTATGAAGCATATGTCACCGCCGGCGCGGTCGCGCTTCTCTCCGACGCCCCGGGCCGCGACGGCGACTACACCGAATGGGCAATGATCGGCGAGTTGCCAAGCCGGCGCGACAATCCCATTCCGGTGTTCGCCATCAGCCGCAGCGACGGCAATCGCTTGCGGGCTTTGCTCAGCCAGGGCCTCACCCCGCGCGTTTCGTTTGCATTGCAGACCAGGATCTATCACAGCCGACCGCAGACGGTCATCGCCACCATTGCCGGCGCGGTGCCGGAAAAGCGCTTCGTTTATTGTGCCCACGGCGATTCTGATTCCGGCGGACCGGGCGCCGATGACAATGCCTCCGGCGTGGCGGCTGTCATGGAAACCGCCCGCGCGCTGCAGCAGTTGATCACCGTCCAAAAACTGCCACCGCCCCGCCACACGATTGAGTTCATCATCTGGGGCAGCGAGTACTTCTCGACCAATGCTTACCTCGCGCGGCGGTCGAACGAACTCGAACGTATCCTGGGAGTGATCAATTTCGACCAAACCGGCACCGGCACGCGGCAGCAAGCCATCTATTTCGAAGGCAATGACATTCCTTGGAATGAGTCATTGCTGCGCACGCTCGACCGGATTGGCGGAGAATTTTGCGGCCGGCCCGGATTCTGGCAGGCCTACACGACCAACCCGGCGCAAGGCGGCACGGATGCCTACGCTTTTCTGCCGCCGCAATTTCGTGGCACGCTGAAATCCCCGCAGCGCATTCCGGCGACCACGATTTTTACCGCCGCGTGGGATGAGTCTTCGCAGCTCGAACAGACGCCGGGCTGGGACTCCTCCTGCTGGCCCGCGCAGACGCCGCTGGAGATCGACCACTCGCGTTATTACCATAGCTCGGGCGACATCCCGGAATGGACCACTGATCGTGAACCCTGGCGCATGGCCTGGGCCGCGCAAGCCGGCGGTTTGGCCCTGTTGCGCTTGTTGTGGTAG
- a CDS encoding electron transfer flavoprotein subunit alpha/FixB family protein, which produces MASGILVITEQNEGKISRIGWEALAAGQELAAALGQAVSALVMGKGAAAAAQEAATAALGQMWFAENAELQHYTPDGFSAAARQVITRVAPQYVLTGHSYQARDYFPKLAAACQRGLIADCVGYRVENGAPVLVRQAFQGKINADFTFAGAPPYFASLQSGAVSSDNLKKGGSAALSDAGVDLSGVTIRTKVLEIFEGVKGKVDLTKANLIVSVGRGIKEKANLPLLEELAKALGAELAASRPVCDDGWLPLDRQIGSSGQTVAPKLYLAVGISGAIQHIVGMKAARTIVAINKDERAPIFDIADYGIVGDLFEIVPELTKAIKEVKAA; this is translated from the coding sequence ATGGCATCTGGCATATTGGTGATCACGGAGCAAAACGAAGGCAAGATCAGCCGCATCGGCTGGGAAGCGCTGGCCGCGGGCCAGGAACTGGCCGCGGCGCTCGGCCAGGCGGTGAGCGCGCTGGTGATGGGCAAGGGTGCCGCCGCGGCGGCGCAGGAAGCAGCCACAGCCGCCCTCGGGCAGATGTGGTTTGCGGAGAATGCCGAGCTGCAGCACTACACCCCCGACGGGTTCAGCGCGGCCGCGCGGCAAGTCATTACGCGCGTCGCGCCGCAATACGTGTTGACCGGGCATTCCTACCAGGCGCGCGATTACTTCCCCAAGCTGGCCGCCGCCTGCCAGCGCGGCTTGATTGCGGATTGTGTCGGTTATCGCGTCGAGAACGGCGCGCCGGTGCTGGTGCGCCAGGCTTTTCAGGGGAAGATCAATGCCGATTTCACGTTTGCCGGCGCACCGCCCTATTTCGCGAGCTTGCAGTCCGGCGCGGTGAGCAGCGACAATCTGAAAAAAGGCGGCAGCGCTGCGCTGAGCGACGCCGGCGTCGATCTCTCCGGCGTCACCATCCGCACCAAAGTGCTGGAGATTTTTGAAGGCGTCAAAGGCAAGGTTGATTTGACCAAGGCGAATTTGATCGTTTCCGTCGGCCGCGGCATCAAAGAGAAGGCCAACCTTCCCCTCCTCGAAGAACTGGCCAAAGCATTGGGCGCCGAGTTGGCGGCTTCCCGGCCGGTTTGCGATGATGGCTGGCTGCCGCTCGACCGCCAGATCGGGTCCTCCGGCCAAACGGTGGCGCCCAAGCTCTATCTCGCGGTCGGCATTTCCGGCGCGATTCAGCACATCGTGGGCATGAAAGCCGCGCGCACCATCGTCGCCATCAACAAGGACGAACGCGCGCCGATCTTCGACATTGCCGACTATGGCATCGTCGGCGACCTTTTCGAAATCGTGCCGGAACTGACCAAGGCCATCAAAGAAGTGAAAGCGGCGTGA
- a CDS encoding YIP1 family protein, producing MYLITRLKNLLFSPAAEWTVIRNEQLAAVLVYLKYVVWVAALTPLGFLLGFFRLQVPLNFRAALLSYVILLIAVEGTANLTHLLAPAFSSHKDLNRALKLVAFGCTPVYVAGLLLFVPLFGAILWLIGIVYAAYLIHLGLPLVLATPADKAFPFMLTIVAIFVAFLFLLALLTDAVFAAGILAFFGLRW from the coding sequence ATGTATCTCATTACACGCTTGAAGAACCTGTTGTTTTCACCGGCGGCGGAATGGACGGTGATCCGTAACGAGCAGCTTGCCGCTGTGCTGGTCTATCTCAAGTACGTCGTTTGGGTGGCGGCCCTGACGCCGCTCGGTTTTCTGCTGGGATTTTTTCGGCTGCAAGTACCGCTTAATTTTCGCGCCGCGCTCCTGAGCTATGTCATTCTGCTGATCGCCGTGGAAGGCACCGCCAATCTTACGCATCTGCTTGCCCCGGCATTTTCCTCCCACAAGGATCTCAATCGCGCGCTCAAGCTGGTGGCGTTCGGATGCACGCCCGTCTATGTCGCCGGCTTGCTGCTCTTTGTTCCCCTCTTCGGCGCGATTCTTTGGCTCATCGGAATCGTTTATGCCGCTTATTTGATCCACCTCGGCCTGCCGCTGGTGCTCGCCACGCCGGCAGACAAGGCTTTTCCCTTCATGCTCACGATCGTGGCCATCTTCGTGGCCTTCTTGTTCCTGCTGGCCCTGCTCACTGATGCCGTCTTCGCTGCCGGCATTCTGGCGTTCTTTGGTCTGCGCTGGTAG
- a CDS encoding acyl-CoA dehydrogenase family protein — MAGDEKTRSFLKSLFAGEVLQDLVFPYPVLAPQEQEDLRVILNSFREFARDHIDSAAIDRQGYISPELFAGLKELGFFGLAVPEKYGGAGLSQTAYGRVFEEICAVDASLGVSLGGHLSIGTKGIVMFGTDEQKEKYLPPIASGEYMTAFALTEAGAGSDAAGIQSKAVLNPERTHFVLNGGKMWITNGGIADVFTVFAKTPMMVGGEMQDKISAFLVERACKGFSSGKPEEKLGIHGSNTTTLSFDNVQVPVGNMLGQMGKGFKIAMEILNTGRLGLASGCVGGCKALVTLAAEHAKNRRQFGKAIGQFEMIQDKIARMAADTYAADSIVYLTTALADRPGIDYSLESAVSKIFVSETLWRVVNEATQIAGGLGYSREYPYEQALRDARINLIFEGTNEILRAFLALSGMEGPGEYLKQLGRALRDPIKGFGLLTGYAVGKVKDTVAHDQLSRLAPQLQTAGDHFNAMAKELHSAVEKALMKYGKSIIQRQFAQKRLADAAIDLYAMAAVLSRVDTLLKRKHPHVEQEVLLANTFVEDAWRRVRRNLRQMESNSDGGRKRIAEMVYDLNGYRWSVYN; from the coding sequence ATGGCAGGTGATGAGAAAACCCGGAGCTTTCTGAAATCTCTTTTTGCCGGGGAAGTGTTGCAGGATTTGGTCTTCCCCTACCCGGTGCTCGCGCCGCAGGAACAAGAAGACCTGCGCGTGATCCTGAATTCCTTCCGCGAGTTCGCGCGCGATCACATCGATTCCGCTGCCATCGATCGCCAGGGCTACATTTCACCCGAGCTGTTCGCGGGTTTGAAGGAGCTCGGTTTCTTCGGCCTGGCGGTGCCGGAGAAATACGGCGGCGCCGGCCTCTCCCAAACGGCGTATGGCCGGGTGTTCGAAGAGATTTGCGCGGTTGATGCTTCGCTGGGCGTTTCGCTCGGCGGCCATCTTTCCATCGGCACCAAGGGCATCGTGATGTTCGGCACCGACGAGCAAAAGGAGAAGTATCTGCCCCCAATTGCCAGCGGCGAATACATGACCGCCTTCGCGTTGACCGAGGCCGGCGCGGGCAGCGATGCCGCCGGCATCCAGAGCAAGGCCGTGCTCAATCCCGAGCGCACGCATTTCGTTCTCAACGGCGGCAAGATGTGGATCACCAACGGCGGCATCGCCGACGTCTTTACGGTGTTCGCCAAAACGCCGATGATGGTCGGCGGCGAGATGCAGGACAAAATCTCGGCTTTCCTCGTCGAGCGCGCTTGCAAGGGATTTTCGTCGGGCAAACCCGAGGAAAAGCTCGGCATTCACGGCTCCAACACCACGACGTTGAGTTTCGACAACGTGCAGGTGCCGGTGGGTAACATGCTGGGGCAGATGGGCAAGGGCTTCAAAATCGCGATGGAAATCCTGAACACCGGCCGCCTGGGTTTGGCGAGCGGCTGCGTCGGCGGCTGCAAAGCGCTGGTGACGCTGGCGGCGGAGCACGCCAAGAACCGCAGGCAATTCGGCAAAGCCATCGGGCAATTCGAGATGATTCAGGACAAGATCGCCCGCATGGCCGCCGACACTTATGCGGCGGACAGCATCGTGTATCTCACCACGGCGCTCGCCGACCGGCCGGGCATCGACTATTCGCTCGAGTCGGCGGTGAGCAAGATCTTCGTGAGTGAGACACTGTGGCGGGTGGTGAATGAAGCCACGCAAATCGCCGGCGGCCTCGGTTACTCCCGCGAATATCCCTATGAACAAGCCCTGCGCGACGCCCGCATCAATCTCATTTTCGAAGGCACCAACGAAATTCTCCGCGCCTTTCTGGCACTGTCCGGCATGGAAGGTCCGGGCGAATATCTCAAACAACTCGGCCGCGCCCTGCGCGATCCAATCAAGGGCTTTGGCTTGTTGACCGGCTACGCCGTGGGCAAGGTGAAGGACACGGTGGCCCACGATCAATTGTCCCGCCTGGCTCCGCAACTGCAAACCGCCGGCGATCACTTCAATGCCATGGCCAAAGAGCTGCACAGCGCGGTGGAAAAAGCGCTGATGAAATACGGCAAGTCGATCATCCAACGGCAATTCGCGCAGAAGCGGCTGGCGGATGCGGCCATCGATCTCTATGCCATGGCGGCGGTGCTGTCGCGCGTGGACACGCTGCTCAAGCGCAAACATCCCCATGTCGAGCAGGAGGTGCTGCTCGCCAACACGTTTGTGGAAGATGCCTGGCGGCGGGTGCGCCGCAATCTGCGCCAGATGGAAAGCAATTCCGACGGCGGCCGCAAGCGCATCGCCGAGATGGTGTATGATCTCAACGGCTATCGCTGGAGCGTTTACAACTAG
- the hisC gene encoding histidinol-phosphate transaminase translates to MTPDLAYFIKPEVQKAEAYTLQRRTAAIKLDQNENPFGFPESLLEEFWQRVKSHAWARYPDFHHEELTAALADFNRMPPEQILVGNGSNSLIQALLMVTVSRGVAVVIPQPTFSLYKLTVQILSGFPLEVRLNRRDFSLPVERVLDEASRMRARMIILCSPNNPTGAAYPQQQIEEIFAEFPGLVVVDEAYAEFAAQDFRPLLQKYENLILLRTFSKAMAMANCRVGYLMAHPDIVREIRKAALPYNINVFAEAAALVALAHSAELLQQVQEVVRERDRLLARLRQMTTLRIYPTQANFFLAEFQEPVQEVFAHLLARGILVRNVSSYPMLEQCLRVSLGTPEENEKVAAALQEVL, encoded by the coding sequence ATGACTCCCGACCTGGCCTATTTCATCAAACCGGAAGTGCAGAAGGCGGAGGCCTACACGCTGCAACGCCGCACCGCGGCCATCAAGCTGGATCAAAACGAGAACCCGTTCGGCTTTCCCGAGTCCCTGCTGGAGGAATTTTGGCAGCGGGTGAAATCCCACGCGTGGGCGCGCTACCCTGACTTTCATCACGAAGAGTTAACCGCGGCGCTGGCGGATTTCAACCGCATGCCGCCGGAACAAATCCTGGTCGGCAACGGCTCAAACTCGCTCATTCAGGCGCTGTTGATGGTAACGGTGAGCCGGGGCGTGGCGGTGGTCATTCCCCAACCCACGTTCTCGCTCTACAAATTGACGGTGCAGATTCTCTCCGGCTTTCCATTGGAGGTCAGGCTGAATCGCCGGGATTTTTCCCTGCCGGTGGAGCGCGTGCTGGACGAGGCCAGCCGCATGCGCGCCCGAATGATCATCCTGTGTTCACCGAACAACCCGACCGGCGCCGCCTATCCGCAGCAACAGATCGAAGAAATTTTCGCGGAGTTTCCCGGGCTGGTGGTGGTGGACGAGGCTTATGCCGAATTTGCGGCGCAGGATTTCCGGCCGCTGCTGCAGAAGTACGAAAACTTGATCCTGCTGCGCACCTTTTCCAAAGCCATGGCGATGGCCAACTGCCGCGTGGGCTATCTGATGGCTCACCCGGATATCGTGCGGGAGATTCGCAAAGCCGCACTGCCTTACAACATCAACGTGTTCGCTGAGGCCGCGGCGCTGGTGGCGCTGGCGCACAGCGCAGAGTTGCTGCAACAGGTGCAGGAGGTGGTTCGCGAGCGTGACCGGCTGCTGGCCAGGCTGCGGCAAATGACCACGCTGCGCATTTATCCCACGCAGGCCAACTTTTTTCTCGCGGAATTTCAAGAGCCGGTGCAGGAGGTGTTTGCCCACCTGCTGGCGCGCGGCATTTTGGTGCGCAATGTCAGCAGCTATCCCATGCTGGAGCAATGCCTGCGCGTCAGCCTCGGCACGCCGGAAGAGAATGAAAAAGTCGCGGCAGCGCTGCAAGAGGTTTTGTAG
- a CDS encoding 3-hydroxyacyl-CoA dehydrogenase NAD-binding domain-containing protein — MSFEVTTPSSPAPAAPEQRAAAAFRLDTEAGVGFLIIDGPNEKVNILSSGVMAELDQRLDEIAQRNDLHSLVILSGKEGNFIAGAQIAEIEGITNPEEGAVKAALGQAVFDKLAALPQVTIAVIDGACVGGGLELVLACHFRMARHSGKTRLGLPEVRLGIIPGFGGTQRLPRLIGIQRALDFILTGRTVDALRAYRSGIVDRLIPAEFGPEMLRSIGHAFAIELRSEALQQKIKARRRKINAQGLLLEKNFLGRKVLFDQARKRVKAETKGHYPAPLLALEAVEKGFPLDLRAGLAVEAELLGKAIVTAASKNLIKVFYLSEEIKKDKGVPQFQGRLPVIKRVGVLGAGVMGGGIAQLLAHNDLPSRMKDVNYAAVAKGTEAAARVFYESVKKRRMTPKEMQNRMALISGTIDYSGFGRVDLVIEAIVENLDIKKKVFAEIDGIAPSHAVLASNTSALPVTEMARATRRPDKVAGLHFFNPVHLMPLVEVIRGEQTSDETVAGLVAFAKQIGKTPIVVKDTPGFLVNRILTVYMTEAARMLQAGGTIAEIDRALLAFGMPMGPFELIDEVGIDVAAKVSKVMIAAFGARMGADGALERLVEAGRLGKKNGKGFYLHQGKEKQVDPAVYALLNLAPGREGRLGKNEPAERCVLVMINEAAQCLAEGVVRRPQEVDAGMIFGTGFPPFRGGLLRHADSLGSGRVVERLEFYANQFGAHLQPVATLVDRAKQNRNFYQ, encoded by the coding sequence ATGTCTTTCGAAGTCACCACCCCTTCCTCCCCCGCCCCGGCAGCGCCGGAGCAGCGGGCGGCCGCAGCCTTTCGCTTGGACACCGAAGCCGGCGTCGGCTTTTTGATCATCGACGGACCCAATGAAAAAGTGAATATTCTCTCCTCCGGCGTGATGGCGGAGCTTGATCAGCGGCTGGATGAGATCGCGCAACGCAACGACTTGCACAGCTTGGTGATCTTGAGCGGCAAGGAGGGTAACTTCATCGCCGGCGCGCAAATCGCGGAGATTGAGGGCATCACCAATCCCGAAGAGGGCGCGGTCAAAGCGGCGCTGGGGCAGGCCGTTTTCGACAAGCTGGCCGCGCTGCCGCAAGTGACCATTGCCGTGATCGACGGCGCCTGTGTCGGCGGCGGCCTGGAGCTGGTCCTGGCCTGTCATTTCCGCATGGCGCGCCACTCCGGCAAAACACGCCTGGGCCTGCCCGAAGTGCGGCTGGGCATCATCCCCGGCTTCGGCGGCACGCAGCGCCTGCCGCGGCTGATCGGCATTCAGCGCGCGCTCGATTTCATCCTCACCGGCCGCACCGTCGACGCCCTGCGCGCTTATCGCTCCGGCATCGTGGACCGCCTCATTCCCGCGGAATTCGGGCCGGAGATGCTGCGCAGCATCGGCCATGCCTTTGCGATCGAACTGCGCAGCGAAGCGCTGCAGCAAAAAATCAAAGCACGGCGCCGGAAGATCAACGCGCAGGGCCTGCTGCTGGAGAAGAACTTTCTCGGCCGCAAAGTTCTCTTCGATCAAGCCCGCAAGCGCGTGAAGGCCGAAACCAAAGGCCATTACCCCGCGCCGTTGCTCGCCCTGGAAGCGGTGGAAAAGGGCTTTCCGCTCGATCTGCGCGCGGGGCTGGCGGTGGAAGCGGAGCTGCTGGGCAAGGCGATCGTCACCGCGGCTTCGAAGAACCTGATCAAAGTCTTCTACCTTTCCGAGGAAATCAAGAAGGACAAGGGCGTGCCCCAGTTCCAAGGCAGGCTGCCAGTGATCAAGCGCGTCGGCGTGTTGGGCGCCGGAGTGATGGGCGGTGGCATCGCGCAACTGCTGGCGCACAACGATTTGCCCTCGCGCATGAAAGACGTCAACTATGCCGCGGTGGCCAAGGGCACGGAGGCGGCAGCCAGGGTGTTCTACGAATCCGTCAAGAAGCGCCGGATGACACCGAAGGAAATGCAGAACCGCATGGCGCTCATTTCCGGCACAATCGATTATTCCGGTTTCGGCCGCGTTGATCTCGTCATTGAAGCCATCGTCGAGAATCTCGACATCAAAAAGAAGGTCTTCGCCGAGATCGACGGCATTGCGCCCAGCCATGCCGTGCTGGCGAGCAACACTTCCGCGCTGCCGGTGACGGAAATGGCGCGGGCCACCCGGCGCCCCGACAAAGTCGCGGGCCTGCACTTCTTCAATCCCGTGCATCTCATGCCGCTGGTGGAGGTGATTCGCGGCGAACAGACCAGCGATGAAACCGTGGCCGGCTTGGTGGCCTTTGCCAAGCAGATCGGCAAGACTCCAATCGTGGTGAAAGACACGCCGGGTTTCCTGGTGAATCGCATTCTCACCGTTTACATGACCGAAGCCGCACGCATGCTGCAGGCGGGCGGCACCATCGCGGAAATCGATCGCGCTCTGCTGGCCTTCGGCATGCCGATGGGGCCGTTCGAGCTGATCGACGAAGTCGGGATCGACGTTGCCGCCAAAGTCAGCAAGGTGATGATTGCCGCTTTCGGCGCGCGCATGGGTGCAGACGGCGCGCTCGAACGGCTGGTTGAGGCCGGCCGGCTGGGCAAGAAGAACGGCAAGGGCTTTTATCTGCATCAGGGCAAGGAAAAGCAGGTCGATCCCGCGGTCTACGCTCTGCTCAATCTGGCGCCCGGCCGAGAGGGCCGCCTCGGCAAGAACGAACCGGCCGAGCGCTGTGTGCTGGTGATGATCAACGAAGCCGCGCAGTGCCTGGCGGAAGGTGTGGTGCGCCGGCCGCAAGAGGTCGATGCCGGCATGATCTTCGGCACCGGTTTTCCGCCGTTCCGCGGCGGCTTGCTGCGCCATGCCGACAGCCTGGGCAGTGGCCGCGTGGTGGAGCGCCTGGAATTCTACGCGAACCAGTTCGGCGCGCACCTTCAGCCGGTCGCCACGCTGGTGGACCGGGCGAAGCAAAACAGGAATTTCTATCAATGA
- a CDS encoding electron transfer flavoprotein subunit beta/FixA family protein produces MKIILCMKQVPLKDSLLKITADGRWIDEASVQFEINESDHYGLEAALRLKEQHGGEVIVVSIGPVRAKQSIQQALAKGADRAIHVTHDQPIMDPLLAAQLLAAVIKPESPDLILTGLQSDDTGFGQTGVVLAELLGLPHASLVMEIQVLDQQLKIKRELESGWFQYIELPRPAVLTIQSGLATIRYATIKGIMAAKKKPQQEISAASLGVDLAQGPVKFHKLYMPVKTKKTQILTGAAKEVARQLAEKLKNEAKVI; encoded by the coding sequence GTGAAAATCATCCTCTGCATGAAGCAAGTTCCGCTCAAAGATTCACTGCTGAAGATCACCGCTGACGGCCGCTGGATCGACGAAGCCAGCGTGCAGTTCGAAATCAACGAGAGCGACCATTACGGCCTGGAAGCGGCGCTGCGGTTGAAAGAGCAGCACGGCGGAGAAGTGATCGTGGTGAGCATCGGGCCGGTGCGCGCCAAGCAATCGATTCAGCAGGCACTGGCCAAGGGCGCGGACCGGGCGATTCACGTCACGCATGATCAGCCGATCATGGACCCGCTGCTGGCCGCGCAATTGCTGGCCGCGGTGATCAAACCCGAAAGCCCGGACTTGATTCTCACCGGCCTGCAGTCGGATGACACCGGTTTTGGCCAAACCGGCGTGGTGCTGGCGGAATTACTGGGCCTGCCCCATGCCTCGCTGGTCATGGAAATCCAGGTGCTCGACCAGCAGCTCAAGATCAAGCGCGAGCTGGAGAGCGGCTGGTTTCAATACATCGAGCTGCCGCGGCCGGCCGTGCTCACGATTCAGTCAGGATTGGCAACCATTCGCTATGCCACCATCAAAGGCATCATGGCCGCCAAAAAGAAACCGCAACAGGAAATCAGTGCGGCCAGCCTGGGGGTGGATTTGGCGCAAGGCCCGGTGAAATTCCACAAGCTGTACATGCCGGTGAAGACCAAAAAGACGCAAATTCTCACCGGCGCGGCCAAAGAGGTCGCGCGGCAACTCGCCGAAAAGTTGAAGAACGAAGCCAAGGTGATTTGA